In Silene latifolia isolate original U9 population chromosome 3, ASM4854445v1, whole genome shotgun sequence, a single window of DNA contains:
- the LOC141646073 gene encoding transcription factor bHLH62-like — MTKKLGLPKYNKELINKLLNNMAVDKVDYTNFFRLLSNVKADPNIPDAKLLTPLKAVLLDIGQERREAWTSWVRSYIQEARREKISEKMRILEDLVPGCNKVIG, encoded by the exons ATGACTAAAAAACTTGGACTGCCCAAATATAACAAGGAGCTAATCAATAAACTTCTTAACAACATGGCTGTTGATAAAGTTGATTACACAAACTTCTTTCGGCTACTATCCAATGTCAAAGCTGACCCAAACATTCCAGATGCTAAACTTCTAACCCCACTCAAGGCTGTGCTGCTAGATATTGGCCAGGAACGTAGGGAGGCATGGACGAGCTGGGTGAGATCCTATATACAAGAG GCAAGAAGAGAAAAGATAAGTGAAAAGATGAGAATACTCGAGGATCTTGTACCTGGATGTAACAAG GTCATTGGCTAG